The genomic interval TGGTACCCGGAGGCGTTACCCATGCCCTGTGTTTTGACGGTGGTTATCCGGCTCCGATCATTCGTGGACGCCAGGGCAAAACGCTGCGGATTCTGTTTAAGAACCGTCTTAACGAGCCCACGACCATTCACTGGCATGGCTTGCGGATACCCATAGAGATGGACGGTGTGCCATTTCTGTCGCAACCACCCATCGCTGCCGGTGAGGATTTTCTCTATGAATTTGTACCGCCGGATGCCGGTACTTTCTGGTATCACCCACACGTTAACAGCATGATTCAGCTGGGTAAGGGGCTGGTAGGCGCAATCATTATCGATGAAGCAGAAGCTGTCGATTTTGATCATGAAGAAGTGTTGCTGTTGAAAAACTGGCATGTGAATGAGGATGGCAGCTTCAGTGAATTTACCTCACCGCGTAATGCCGCCCGGATGGGCACGCCAGGGCGCTGGGAAACGGTAAATGGCCAACATAAACCGACGTTCCCGGTGCCGGCCAACGCTTTGACCCGCATCCGTTTGCTGAATGTTGATAACACGCTGATTTATAACATCGCCATCCCGGATCATTCCGCCTGGGTGGTTGCCATTGATGGCAGTCCGGTGAATGAGCCCTATCCGTTGCAGGTGCACCCTATGGGACCGGGCATGCGTCTTGATTTGGCAGTGGTAACGCCGGCAGCGGGTGAGTCTGTCAGAATCAAAAATGCCAAAGGCCGGTTGATGTTTGATCTGGTGGATTTCCAGGTTGAAGCATCTGCTTTCAAACGTCAGGCTGGTCCGGTTAAATCGTTACCGGCAAATCCGATACCAAAACCAGACCTCGGACACGCTGAAACCGTCAATTTTGTCTTCGAGTGGGAAGGTGCTATCAGCCCGGCTGATAAGGATGGTAACAGTGATCCGAAATTCTGGACCATCAATCGTCGTGCCTGGGATAAAATGACCGCTGATTATATTCCGGATCCAGTGGCCAGACTGACACTGGGCAAAAGCTACATTTTCAATCTGCGTAACAATACGCCAAACAGCCACCCTATTCATCTGCATGGGTTTATCTGGATCGTATTGAACTCCAATAAGAAAGACATCGTGCCCTTTCACACGGATACCGTGCTACTGGAAAAGAATGAAACCGTTCAGGTTGCATTTGTGGCCGATAACCCGGGTCGCTGGATGTATCACTGCCATGTGATAGAACATATGAAAACCGGTCTGATGGGCTATATTGAGGTTGCTTGATGTGCTGATCCCACCAGTGATGGTGAGGTAACAAAGAAAAACCCGCTGAAGCTGATCAGCGGGTTTTTTTATGGCAGTCTGGTCAGAGATCGGTTTGCAGCGCCACTCGGGAAGCTGCTTTGAACTTCCATAAAAAGGCGACTAATGCCACTACAGCAGTACCGATGCCCAGTATGGTGGAGATCTGCATGGGCAGATTAAAACCGATGGTGGCATTGGCCAGATAAGTAATGGTAACAGCCGTCATGAATGTTGCTGGTATGGTGCAGATCCAATGCAGTTTGCCTTCTTTGGCAAGATAGGCAGCAGCAGCCCAGAGCATGATCATTGCGGTGGTCTGGTTGGCCCAGCCGAAATAACGCCAGATCACACCAAATTCGGCTTTGCTGATGATGAAGCCAATGACGAACATAGGAACCGCGATCATTAACCGGCGTGACATGGCTTGTTGTGGCAGTTTCATAAAATCCGCCACTATTAAACGGGCACTTCTGAAGGCCGTATCTCCGGAGGTAATGGGCAGTACAATCACGCCCAGTACCGCCAGAATGCCACCGACGCTGCCAAGTAAAGAAGTAGATACCTCATGAACTACCGCAGCCGGCCCACCGGCTGCCAGAGTCGCGTTCAGGGCTTCGGTATTATCGTAAAAGGAGAGCCCCAGCGTACACCAGATTAATGCAATTACGCCTTCACCAATCATGGCACCATAGAACACGAAACGGCCTGCACTTTCATTTTTCATGCAGCGGGCCATCAGTGGTGATTGTGTTGCATGAAAACCGGATACCGCGCCGCAGGCAATGGTAATAAACAACAGCGGCCATAATGGTAGATCAGTAGGATGCAGATTTTCGGCGAAGTTCAGACCTTGAGAGTAGAAATTGTGGTCGCTGACTGCCAGACCGATGACCAGTCCGACGGACATAAATAACAACAGCGCACCAAAGAACGGATAAAAGCGGCCAATGATTTTATCGATGGGTACGATAGTGGCGATGATGTAATAAGCGAAAATGACCGCAACCCAGAACGTCACGCCCATATCGGCCAGGTTAGCCAGCAATTTGGCCGGGCCCAACACAAACACTATGCCGACCAGCAGTAACAGGATGACGGCAAATATGTTCATAAAATGACGGGCGATGGTGCCCAGTTGCTCACCCACAACATTGGGGACTGAGCTGCCGTTGGAACGCACGGATAACATGCCGGAAAAATAATCATGTACCGCACCGGCGAATATACAGCCAATGACAATCCACAGCATAGCGACCGGGCCGTATAGTGCTCCCAGAATCGGGCCGAAAATCGGGCCCAGGCCAGCGATATTCAACAGTTGAATCAAATAAATCTTTTTATTGGACATCGGTACATAGTCCACGCCGTCAGCAGACGTGGTGGCCGGTGTTGGACGCTCTGGCATTGGCCCGAAGACCTTCTCCACAAATTTGCCGTAGGTAAAATAGCCGGACAACA from Gynuella sunshinyii YC6258 carries:
- a CDS encoding carbon starvation CstA family protein — protein: MVWFLICVGILLSGYFTYGKFVEKVFGPMPERPTPATTSADGVDYVPMSNKKIYLIQLLNIAGLGPIFGPILGALYGPVAMLWIVIGCIFAGAVHDYFSGMLSVRSNGSSVPNVVGEQLGTIARHFMNIFAVILLLLVGIVFVLGPAKLLANLADMGVTFWVAVIFAYYIIATIVPIDKIIGRFYPFFGALLLFMSVGLVIGLAVSDHNFYSQGLNFAENLHPTDLPLWPLLFITIACGAVSGFHATQSPLMARCMKNESAGRFVFYGAMIGEGVIALIWCTLGLSFYDNTEALNATLAAGGPAAVVHEVSTSLLGSVGGILAVLGVIVLPITSGDTAFRSARLIVADFMKLPQQAMSRRLMIAVPMFVIGFIISKAEFGVIWRYFGWANQTTAMIMLWAAAAYLAKEGKLHWICTIPATFMTAVTITYLANATIGFNLPMQISTILGIGTAVVALVAFLWKFKAASRVALQTDL
- a CDS encoding multicopper oxidase family protein, with amino-acid sequence MINRRDFLGSMLSTVVVAGTVGFPRFSLAASGSDDPYDYVLTAEPADISLVPGGVTHALCFDGGYPAPIIRGRQGKTLRILFKNRLNEPTTIHWHGLRIPIEMDGVPFLSQPPIAAGEDFLYEFVPPDAGTFWYHPHVNSMIQLGKGLVGAIIIDEAEAVDFDHEEVLLLKNWHVNEDGSFSEFTSPRNAARMGTPGRWETVNGQHKPTFPVPANALTRIRLLNVDNTLIYNIAIPDHSAWVVAIDGSPVNEPYPLQVHPMGPGMRLDLAVVTPAAGESVRIKNAKGRLMFDLVDFQVEASAFKRQAGPVKSLPANPIPKPDLGHAETVNFVFEWEGAISPADKDGNSDPKFWTINRRAWDKMTADYIPDPVARLTLGKSYIFNLRNNTPNSHPIHLHGFIWIVLNSNKKDIVPFHTDTVLLEKNETVQVAFVADNPGRWMYHCHVIEHMKTGLMGYIEVA